From Mesoaciditoga lauensis cd-1655R = DSM 25116, one genomic window encodes:
- the cheC gene encoding CheY-P phosphatase CheC, with product MKWKDKLSDIQLDVLREIGNIGAGNAATSLSNMIGKNVNIEVPSVKIVDLSELYQVLEQPEEITAATVVGIKGDAPGKMLMLFSSASAKKLISFLIGQEPEDLTDLDEMGQSVLKEIGNIMCSSYIIALSNFTSLFLESNVPLLVVDMLGAIVAETSIQSAEEYDDVIMIENVLSIPEEGNIKGFITLFPEDESLNKIFSKLGIQ from the coding sequence GTGAAGTGGAAAGATAAGTTAAGCGACATACAATTGGATGTTCTTCGAGAGATCGGAAACATTGGTGCAGGTAATGCTGCTACATCACTTTCAAATATGATAGGTAAAAATGTTAACATAGAAGTCCCATCCGTTAAGATCGTGGACCTCTCAGAGTTGTATCAAGTTCTTGAACAGCCAGAAGAGATAACAGCTGCAACGGTCGTCGGAATAAAAGGTGATGCTCCCGGAAAGATGTTAATGCTTTTCTCTTCCGCATCGGCCAAGAAGCTTATCTCTTTTCTTATTGGTCAAGAACCAGAAGATTTGACAGATTTAGATGAGATGGGCCAATCCGTATTAAAAGAAATAGGAAATATAATGTGTTCTTCTTACATAATTGCCCTTTCAAATTTCACTTCCCTTTTTTTGGAAAGCAATGTTCCACTTCTTGTGGTAGATATGTTGGGAGCCATCGTCGCAGAAACGTCTATTCAGTCTGCTGAAGAATACGATGATGTCATAATGATAGAAAACGTCTTGAGTATTCCCGAGGAAGGAAACATAAAAGGTTTTATAACACTATTTCCAGAGGACGAGAGCCTTAACAAAATATTTTCTAAACTTGGCATTCAATAA
- the cheD gene encoding chemoreceptor glutamine deamidase/glutamate methylesterase CheD, translating into MGKKIIGIGEYAVASNPTILVTLGLGSCVGVCIRDKKTRIGGMIHVMLPETHDKTGKLSKYAKPGIELMVNEIIKKGGNLRDLEAKIAGGAAMFQSKGFDIGKRNVGKVKEVLLSLKIPLVSEDTGGNRARSIEFHLDTGELFIKKVGGKEKIELSKI; encoded by the coding sequence ATGGGAAAAAAGATAATAGGGATTGGTGAATATGCTGTGGCAAGCAATCCTACCATATTGGTGACTCTTGGATTAGGTTCATGTGTTGGAGTTTGCATTAGGGATAAGAAAACTCGAATTGGCGGAATGATTCATGTCATGCTTCCAGAAACACATGATAAAACTGGCAAGCTCAGTAAATATGCGAAACCCGGCATAGAATTGATGGTCAATGAAATAATTAAAAAAGGTGGCAATTTGAGAGACTTAGAGGCAAAAATAGCAGGTGGGGCGGCAATGTTTCAAAGTAAAGGATTTGATATAGGAAAGAGGAATGTTGGGAAAGTTAAAGAGGTTTTGCTTTCATTGAAAATTCCGTTGGTTTCTGAAGATACTGGCGGAAATAGAGCAAGAAGCATAGAATTTCATCTTGATACTGGAGAGCTATTTATCAAGAAAGTTGGTGGAAAAGAAAAGATTGAACTCTCCAAAATATAA
- a CDS encoding FliA/WhiG family RNA polymerase sigma factor: MDKEWAVKKFTPLIRKLAYDLAKSLPPSVEVEDLVQEGVVGLLGAIERFDPSRHVKLSTFVVTRIRGAMLDYLRSIDWMPRTLRKKLKAVEQARMKFMDEDPEVVNSKIAEELGIDEKEIGIVEREILRNQILSLDRYLLSNEDIGDLIPSQERTPAELYEDEEMIMKLKEAIDSLTDREKLLLSLYYNEDLTFKEIAQVLDISESRVCQIHSVSLSKIREKLKGMR, from the coding sequence GTGGATAAAGAGTGGGCAGTTAAAAAATTCACCCCTTTGATAAGAAAACTCGCTTACGATCTTGCCAAATCTTTGCCGCCTTCGGTCGAGGTAGAAGATCTTGTCCAAGAAGGAGTCGTTGGTTTGCTGGGTGCCATTGAAAGGTTCGATCCCTCGAGACATGTAAAACTTTCCACTTTTGTTGTGACAAGGATCCGCGGTGCAATGCTTGATTATCTTCGTTCCATAGATTGGATGCCGCGAACGCTTAGAAAAAAGTTAAAGGCCGTTGAACAAGCAAGAATGAAATTCATGGACGAAGATCCAGAAGTTGTGAATTCTAAAATAGCAGAGGAACTGGGAATTGATGAGAAAGAAATAGGCATCGTTGAGCGTGAAATATTGAGAAATCAGATTCTCTCGTTAGATAGATACCTATTATCTAACGAAGATATAGGAGATTTGATTCCTTCACAAGAAAGAACTCCTGCGGAATTGTACGAAGACGAAGAGATGATCATGAAACTAAAAGAGGCCATTGACAGTCTAACTGATAGAGAAAAACTTTTACTTTCTCTTTATTACAACGAAGACTTGACTTTTAAGGAGATAGCCCAGGTTTTGGATATAAGTGAGTCGAGAGTGTGTCAAATACACTCGGTATCCCTTTCAAAGATAAGGGAGAAACTAAAGGGGATGAGGTGA